tgtgtgctgcacacacagacagcttATCGATAGTTTGCATAATGGTTCAAATGCCATTTGGAAGAGCTTCATTAACATCAGAAAGCGCCAAGAGGCGCACAAGGTGCGGTAATATCTGGTAATAGCCGATTAAATGCTCAAgctaacaaatttaaaaagcaataaaaactaaaaaagaaagaaagaaagagtgggagagacagatagagagagagagagagagagagaaatgaaAAACAGCAGCCAAGTTGGCCAATAAAACACGGCCCTAAATCAAATAGCGCCCAAAGCAATTGCCAGGCCCTCGACTCCAGTCGCATTGAGTCGACAGAAAGAAAATAACATTATTTGAAGTGTCGACGGCAAAGAAATGCGCCGCGTTCCGAGGAGCGTGTGAAAATGTGCCGAGTTTTTTGGGCATATTAGTGGTATTCCCCGCAGCCAGCCACCTAACAATTACCTCATCAAATTCCATATGCGATAATGATAATGCGTTGCGCTGTGACGTATGCGAGACATGCGATTTATGTGAAAACTGCCTTCAGCAGGCTTACAGGTTGCACAGCTAAAGTTGATTGGGCCCAAAGAAGtacctacatacatagatatagaGCAATTAAATAATCTTGTAACATGTCTGGCCAATAGAGCTGGTGGAATACAAATCTAGGCTTAAAGCGCTGCAAAAAAAAGCATTTGTCGAATTTCAAAATCACTCGCAAGCGTGGAAAATGCGCGTTAACTCACCCGCAAGCGTGGAAAATGCACGGTAACTCAGCTGAAACTTCAAATCtttatgaaaattcatttgagatgcatttcacacttttcgtaATGTACATTTGGAGAGTTTCTGCCTAACATTTTATGGGTATAGTTTAAATGCTGCCCTGCATAGAAATCTGTAATGGATTCCAGGGTAACTGCTAGTTCGGCAGTCTTCTATTgatatatttaagtattttacAAGCTAACGGAACTGTCAACTACTTTAGTTTGTCAGCTATTCGCCTTGAAAACTGAGCATAGCACAGACAATAAATAGAGCTCATCACATTCCACATAGATCTCGAGCGATTTGACTAGCCCCCCAATGTCAGACTTGACTCGACTCTCACTGCACACATTCCAGACAGTGGCTGCCATAATTCAACTGACTGTCAACTGTCATCTTCAGTCTATTCACATTTGTCATTCGCTTGGCTGTGCCGTCACCGGCAACGCCCGCGCTTAGCTCACCTCGCGGATGATCTAATCTCAAGACCTGGCCGGGAAAGAAATCgctgaaaatgtttttgtttttgtatacacTCTGTTCACATCATGGATAAAGGTATATTGCTCATGAGCCGACGCTAGAGGCTTGCAAGTGAATGTACTATATTCTCTTGAATCATACACAGATggaaatgaattatttttctttgataTCCCATCTGCATAAAATCCATAAAAATTGATTGTCAGACATGGTCAAATTTATAGATCCAGTATGGCATACACAGATTAAGAAACCTTCCCCCACTCTATCCAAAACTCTTGAAACACTATCATATTTAAGGGTAAAGCCTTTCGCTTTGGTATATCCACGCTTTTGCATGTCAGATTCAAGTCCTGAAATTTTCAAAGAGATCGGACTTCAAGCACCGAAGCTAACCAGGAAAGCATATCTCACACAAAGTGTGGGAACATATTGTTAAGACAAGCGCACTTTAGCAGCTAAAGTCTTGCACCTTAGGAGATTCACACTTTTGCATGTCATATTTAAGATctgaaattttcaaaaagaTCGGACTTCAAACACCGAAGTTAGAAGCTAGAATCTTTGTAACGGCAGCTGGGCGGTGGagcactattttttttttctataaatatttcagaAGAGTTGAACTTGAAAATGCTTTGGATTAAGGGGCGTGGAGTCGGGAAGGGGGCTGGATTAGGATTGGCTTGCTTAAAGTTCGGTCGAAGTCGTGCGAGTGGGGGCGGGGAGGGGGTTGTGGGAATGCAACACAATGCGAAGATAACGAAGAGGCGACAAAGGCGACGACGAAAAtgaagctgttgttgttgtttttgtttttggagttgttgctgttgttgttgttgttgttgttgctgtgggtAAACAATTCAAGAGTTCAGCGAACTTGGTGAAAATTGCTGAGTGTTTATTGCTGTTGATGTTCATGATCATCATAATGATCATGTTGACGATCatgttgctgtagttgttgttgttgttgtagttgttgttgttgttgttgttgtctcgaTGGCGTGCAGCTAAAAGCAAGTCAACGGAAAGCAGAATAGACGACAAACGGCAGCttttcatcatcatcgtcatcatgatcatcatcaGATCGTCATCAGCATCATTATGATGATCTTCATTATTGACTCGCAGCTTGGGCATTTTGAAGGAATTGCATTTCggcaaaaatttttttaacaaaaattgtcCTATCATTCATTTTATTCACATTAATGTTAGATAAATCGTTCGTGTAGAGGTTTTTCTTCAGACAAGTTGGACTAAAACATTTGCTGGTTCGGTTCATGAACCTGGTTTTCCCTCGCCCTGAACCCAGCTTTCGTTTCGAGCCAGACTACGTTAACAACAGTTTAAGGCAACTAATCAGCATACTTTCTTGTTAATAGTTCGCAATTTGATAGATAGAAAATTGGCAACcaacaaaaagtttatagTTCGAACCtcacaaaaaaacaactttcGAGTCATGACAAGGCTcaaaatcgatacttatcgatacaAATAAAGACAAAAGAGAGAGTCTCCAGCTTTTGTAGATCCCCAGTTCGAGGCGTTTACTCAGACGGACAACGGCCGGCAGAGGAGTTCCTCCTACCTAAccgtattttatatatgttcaaTAGGTTCAGAGttcgattttattttcattgttaGGCCGTGTGAACCTTAAACCAGGCAAGACTTTTGCTTGGCTTGTAGTCTGTTAAGTGTTCAATAACAATGCATGCAGCTGTGCACAGTGTTGTAAAAGAGTGTTATAGAGCAGTGTGCTGTGTAGCgatcaaatataaaatagattataaaaaatacatatatattaacatatatatatggagtgGCCCGTAATATGTGATTGTGTGGCTCGCGAACGCCTTcccaaaaatcgaaaaatcgCACAATATTAACCTACAATATATGGCCTTGGAACTGAGTCTTCTGCGCTCTGCCGATGGCGCTTCACATTAGGTATAGACAAAGCGTCGTGTATAGATGGGCGGCCTGTAGGGCCACAGAGCGCGCGGTCGGCGATTGTCGAGCCGAGCCTCATCGAGATAGATATACGGCTGGTAGCCCAACACGGGCTCGATCTGTCTGCCATTCCAGTAGCCAATGATCCGGCGGCAGTTGGGACAATTGTTGTGCCGATACAGCCAGACATAGAGACAGTTCTTGTGGAACCAATGGCCGCAGGGCAGGCGATACGCGGCCGCCAACCCGCCATCCTTGGCGCTCTCCAAACAGATCGTGCATAGCGTCTTATAGGGCAAGCGAACAAATTCCCACTTCAGCTTATAGTAGCCCAGGCAGCCCGTCAGGCGATATAGGCCCAGAATTATAATGAGTATGGCTGGCGCGACAAGTGAGGCCAGCAGACATATGATTGTGAAGTCTTCCAGTGGATCCATGCTAGTTTCTCTCAAaagtttgtttattgtttttttgtgaTCCTGATTTTGTTTTGGAATGAAGCAAGTGAGTGaagtgatatatatatataaataaatatatatttatagatatatatatatttttggtaaGCCACACTCATTTCCATGCTGCTACGATTGAGCTAAATAATACTGTTgccgattgactgactgactgattgatcaATAACGAACGAAATCTTgtattttgagcaaatctcttaGGTTTTAAGAGTCTGAGGCATGCAGCCTCAAGTGTGGTATATATCAAGATGAAGTAGCTTTCGTTCCATAGCAACCGCTAGCTTGCTCCTCCGTCTACGTcccatagctataaatcaaataaatagatTGCATAGCCACAATCTTATTGAGCATATACGAATGATATCTACAGCACAAAAAGATCGTCAAGATCGCTTAAGAAACACAGAAGTTATTCAAGAAAACGGGTCTGTACGAATTTCTTcatacacatgcacgcatgcacacacatgcatgcacacatgcacacacgcatgcataaATATAGTTCAGTTTTCATTTAGCGACATTCAATTCCTGGTTTGGCTGTGGGGTCTGAGGCGTTGGCAAGATTGAAAGAAGTTGCGAGCTCGACTCTCCGGTGCGGCTAACCAacttctttgtttttaatatttgcgaatcattttttaaatttaaagtaaaatcaatatacaattaaaattgcGATAAGCAGCAGGCATTGttataatttatgaaataCAAGTAAAGCCAGCAAAAAAACAGGCGACTTATGTGAGAAATACTAATTGTCTCTCTGCAAGATGCGTCTTGAGTCTGTGATTCGTATCGAGTATCCATAAATTGGCTTATTTACACGCTGACAATTGAGCCCCTCGACTTGGTCACGTTTATTGGCGATCGGAGGAGCCGAAACCCTGAGACGACGTGCCCACGATTAAGGCCTagacatataaataaaagcaccaaaacaaaaacgagcTAAAAGCTAAGACTGAAACCTAAAACGTAGATTGAAATGCATAACATGAAGCCGCCTACACAGCGAGCGAgcgactgagagagagagaaggagagagagagagagagagagagaggggggggggagagacttttcgaccgatcccttgaaaagtaaatatttacgATATCTGCATATTTTCACCTTTCAAATAAGGTTGTTGGTTTCTTATTTTCTGGAAACATCTTTTGGTTACGCGTATTTGGGCCACAGAAATTGTTGCTGTCCAGTGGAGGGAAGGGGGGCTTGTCTGGAGGGGGATGAGGAGCGGATCGGAGGCCCGCTTAAAATTAGCGCTCTCGCTGGCGATGCGTGTCTAAAATGTGTTAAACAGAAAGAAATCGCCAAACGAACCCGAAACTCAAaacaaaaccacaaaaaaaaaaaaaaaaaaaattaaaaatacaacgCTGAGTTATGCGACTGCCCAAATACGAAAGATACTTGTACTACTTATAGATACAtgtacctatatatatatatatatatatatatgtgtgtgtatgcgtgtgtgtgtgtgcgtgtgtgtgtagtcgTATGCAAATGTTTCGATGCCAAGTTGACTGGACAGCAGCCAACTGGTCGAGAGCTCCACTTGAATGCGGCTCATTGGCACCTGTTGCCATTACTGGTTATCATAATTACTataaagataccctgtaacacTTGGCTGCAAATCGGgtatatgtacaaatatataGATGAAACTGTTTGCGAActgaattgaattgattatGAATCGCTGTAGCCAATTTCACTTGCAACTGTGGAAAATGTGTGGAAACtggttaaatacatttattttccgTTGTTTTTCGGCCACTTGATCTTTAACTCATTCATCAAAGAGCTTTATGTAAATACATGCCAAAACGTATTACACACATTTCGCAAAATCCACACGTTTGGGCGGAAAGTGAATGTCCAAGACTTCTTCCAGCTGAATAGAATAGCTTAACTCTGTTTGGGCATAGCTCAGCTGGCAAATGGGCAGGTTTAGGCACAGAGTTGAACTGACTTATGGCCTTATATAGAGCTTTAGGCAAGAGTTTTTTTATTAACCTTGACATTCCTTGAGCTGCTCGAGATCTTAGTTAAAGCTAAGCCTTGAAAGCAATTTGCTCAATTCATGTTTTTAATACTTATCTAATGAAAAACCTTGCAAATAGAATCATGTTTCGtttctacagggtatctgacGACCGTGCGCACTCGTCCAGACTCTTCTTACACTAgccttaattaatttttgttgtttcttggtTTTTCTATTGCTGTTAAAAAGTTGAGGTGCAAAATAATTGGGCTACTTGAGTATCAAATTTCATGTTTCTCGCcgcgtttcgtttcgtttcgtatttaatttggcGCTCACAAGAAGGCATTTCCATTTTGTCAGCGCATTTGTAACacaccaaataaataacaagtCGATTCTCTCTATCTGAATATTGATTGCATGCGGTGTATATGTACATTAGACCCGACCAGATCGAAGCGCTATATCACTTATTTGTCACACGAACGTTgagtcgaaaactaagttcttctgtcataaaatattcaatgACTGAATGGAAATATTCCCGaaaccataaagtatatatgtactcCAGATCAGCATCAAGAGCCGACTTGGTTTTAACCATGTTCTTCTGTCTGTTTCGATGCGAACAGGCAGAGTTTATGTCGGAAGCAGAATtactatatcgtatatagCTGGaacataggaacaatcggctCAAAAGTAAACTTGTTACCTTATCGAGATATCAAACCCATCATTCGACCACTAAagtatataggaaaaatctgTCAACAAGTAGGTCAAATCTCTTCCGGAGTAAACTAATATATTATGAAGCACTATAAGTAGAATCGGATAAAAAATGACTTTGGCAaaagatatatttattaagCTCGAATAACGACAATCGAGAAagagtattaaatcttcggcccctctctctctatctctctctcgcttttgcttgttttcatttggttttcttcagagtttgttttttattttgtattttctgcTTCAGTTTCATCAATTCTTTAATTATGGCAATTAGCCAATTTCGTGCGCTGCAAAAACGCAAACCTAGCCCCAGTTGCAATCCGAGCCCCacaaacaagaagaagaagaaaaaccatataccatatagcatatagcatatattaGATGGCGAATGCAATCGGTTCGGCGAGTGTTGATTTTTCACTTTCCacaagttttgtttttcttgtgcttttgtttgttttttttttttatatttatttcagtttTCCTTTTGCACACTTTACGAACAATTTGCGCTATTTGGCCCATTATTCAATGGAATTTCAACGGATAGCTGCGATAAttgttttatgttgttgttgttgttgcaaaaaGTGAACAgcgcaagaaaaaaaaatgagataTACTTATGTGGAAATATGTTTTTGATTAGTTTTCGTCAGTGTGCTAGGTTAATGAAACTAGCCACGATTGCTTCTCGCTTCGCTTATATAAGTTTACAGGAGTTTCATGTATCACAAAATTCAGCGCCAGTTTGCTTCAGCTTCGAGTACAAATCAAACTGGATTTAGGTTTGAATGGATCGAAAAAGTACATATTTAGATATGTTGACGAACTGTAAATGATAATCGACAACATTTAATGGAATTCTCTTGCTTTTGCCGATCTGGTTAGCTTTATTCAAAAAGCATTTGTTTGACTGATTGACAAACTAACCATTCCACACATTAGGGTGGAATACGCATGGAAAACATTCCTACTTAAAGAGTTTAAACTTATACGAAGAGCTATTCAATACCATTCTTGACTtaagaaacaattttaagGAGCAACTAAAGTAATTCTTGTTTCGACAAATATCTGGCCCAATCCACGCGCACACGCGGAAAAACGCTGGTAAGCAGAGTGGATTTGAATCACTTTCAGTTCGATCAAAACAGAGTTGAAGCAGCTTATTAAGTAATATTTACTCAGTTCAGATAGTTAGCTATAAACTGAAGTTTCACACAATCTAGAGGCCACTTTGAAAACCAAATATAGTATAGATGTTGTTGTGCTTTTACCTCAGTCAAACGTTTACGTTTGGTGAGTTACAACACACTTAACTGGCTGTCAAGTCATCTTCTTGAATCCGTCACTTGGAACAACAACTTTCCAACTCTGTTCGGCTGGCATAATTAGACTTTAAGCTATCATCAGCGCCAGATCATCGATTCAATGCGATTCGGAAAAAAGTTGGGGAAGAAGCAGAAGGCAAAGTTAATTAAACGCCTGTCTGAAAGCATTTGCATGCGCCAATATGCAAtacacggcgtatgcgcaatattatGATTAATAAGCTGCGGGGATGCATGCGGCTGGATATGGACTGTGCATAGTTATGGATGCGAGACAAGGCTGACACATTTGGGCTGAATGTGGAATGTTGAATgttaaaaaagcaacaacaattgtgctgctgcggctgctaaAATAGCCACAACAAATCAGCAAATGTCGcaattaacatattttatagCTATGCACCTgactcagtgtgtgtgtgtgtgtgtgtgtgtgtgtgtgtgtgtgtaacacaCCCTGCACAACATGGCTGCCATAAATGAAGCCAtaaagaaacacacacacaagcaaacaaacaaaaaatatacaaaacgtCTTAAGTAGATTTTGTGAGTAGTACACGATTTTGGCGAGCTGCAAATGCGACAAACATGAAATAAATGTGCTGCCGTCGGGTATGCCCGACTTGCACATATTCTTCCAAATTATACACCGCAAATCTTATATCTTATATGCCCCCCTCTGCGTATATATACGGCATACTCCCTTCAAATGAAGCAagataagtatatattttccaaaattCGATAAACTAGCATTCGGACAACTGGACAGACCTTTACTGGACTGGACTTTCTGCTTACGTTTGGGAATCGaaaacaatatacccattGTATGCATATTCAATGGGCATAAATCAAATactgaaatattttaaaacttattaagagctagagatagggagagagagagagggcgtgtatatgcatatgagaTACATACAACGAGCTGCAAACATCTTCCCGCAACTCGAAGCGTAAATCGAACTTTCCATAGAGACAACTTgccagatacatttgtatcttatacagatacagataacTCTGCTGAAAATATGTGGATGTCAACTGCTCGCAGCTGACAATCCATCCAAGTTAGGTAAAGTATTTATCCTTAAAAGTATCTTTTCCAAAACAAATCATCTTTCCTTGGCAATTTCCTCTAGAGCAGCGTCCAAAAACGTATCTGCTTCATTGACTGAGCCCCCTTCGACCCAACagtcacacacaaacacaaacacacacacacaa
This window of the Drosophila virilis strain 15010-1051.87 chromosome X, Dvir_AGI_RSII-ME, whole genome shotgun sequence genome carries:
- the LOC6633584 gene encoding E3 ubiquitin-protein ligase RNF133, with translation MDPLEDFTIICLLASLVAPAILIIILGLYRLTGCLGYYKLKWEFVRLPYKTLCTICLESAKDGGLAAAYRLPCGHWFHKNCLYVWLYRHNNCPNCRRIIGYWNGRQIEPVLGYQPYIYLDEARLDNRRPRALWPYRPPIYTRRFVYT